CTCTGGTTGGTCCTCACCTCAGGCAAAGGAGGTGGCTTTCTCCTAGGACTAGTACTTATAGGTCTTCTGAGTCCTTTCCTTACAAGACCGAGGACATTCTTTGTAGAAAGACAGTAATCATTAAAATGTCCTAGCCATATAACCCTGAGATTGTTCAAAGCTAGACTGTCAGGATCCCGAGGGTAAGGGCTCATTGTTGGCTCTGTCACGGTCCACATAGGCAGGAGTGGACACAACACACATTAACATGCATTTATACTTGCACTGATTATTGACATACTAGCCTTTTGGCTCTAGGAAGGTTTTATATTGGTAAGTTGTGCAGTGGGGGGGATTCCAGGAAACTGTCACCATAGACAGTCCTATGGTAGTTCCAGATTGGCATCTCCTCAAATATattctccagagctctgctgcTCAGGAATGCTGGTGGAACTATATGAAAGTAAAGGTTAAACATGCCACATGCCCCCCACATGCTTTTGAACCTTCAAAGAGTAAAGTGGGGTGTGTGTTTGAGGGGTGTCTGCATGCTTTAACACATCCCAGCTGTGCCCGGGGCCCCAGGGCTCACCTTTAGAGAACTGTTGTCCCTTGTGATCCCTCTTTGGGGAAACCTGATCTGGCTCTCatgggatttatttttttcccacagGGTTTGTTAGTGGTAAGGGCAGGGAATTGAGTCTCTCCCAGTTGGTTAGACAGAGTAAGGGACCCAAGCAGTTCTTGTATTGGGGTGTGGGCCTGCCTGGTGATCTCCCTTCCATGTCTCACTTCAGGACCGGGCACATGCTCACCCACCAGAAGACCAAGCCCTTTGTGTGCATTGAGCAGGGCTGCAGCAAAAGCTACTGTGACTACCGCTCCCTGCGCCGCCACTATGAGGTCCAGCATGGGGTATGCATCCTGAAGGAGGCCCCACCAGAAGAGGAGGGCTATGGAGACCCAACCCACAACCACGATGTGGCCAACCAGCCTCCACCCAGTGGCCTGAGGTCCCTGGGACCTCCAGAAGCTAGATCCCCTGGCTCTGTCCTGCCCAACCGAGACCTCCTTCGCTGTATTGTAAGCAGCATTGTCCACCAGAAGATTCCCTCTCCTGGCCCAGCAGTGGGTCCTTCTGACACTGAGGCAAGGAGCTCGGCCTGTGCCTGCCCCACCTCACTGGGGTCATCATCGTGTATACCAGCCAGCACCCCAGTGGCCCCAGGAACCCTGGGCTCCGAAGTTCCTGAGGAAACTCATCCCCCACGGAAGGAACCTGCCACTGAAGTGTTCACAGCTGTCCAGTCAAGGGTGGCTGAGAATGGTGCCCCTGACCCACCAGAGTCAGAGCTGGAGTCAGAGTCTCCACGGCTTCAACGGCCATCCTCCCTGGAGGGCTGGCCGGAGGGCAgctcccttcctgcctgcctgcctctcttccGAGgccattctgttccctcaggaTCCCAGCCATCCAACCACAACTTCCAGTGGCTCCGGAACCTGCCTGGCTGTCCCAAGAACAAAGGCAGCAACGTGTTTATGGTCCACAAGCCCCCTGCAGTGCCATCCCGGGAGGGCTCTGAGGGGGGCCCTGGGCCCAGCAGCATCCCCACCACAGTAGAACCTTCACCCAGCTTGGGCACCAGCCAGGAGGATCTGCTGCCATTTCCTCCTGCACTCCTGAAGGCACCTGGTGAGACCTCCAGTGATGTCCGACAGACAGCTGGGGAAGATGATGGCTGGGCTCCCAAGAAGAGCAAACCCGACTGTGAGTCATTCCCATGGCAGAGCCCCCCAGAGCTTGGGCTCCAAGATACACAGAACCCAGGTGGGCTCCCCTCAGATGCCACACCCCTCTTCCGGCAGCTGTTCATGAAGTCACAGGAGTCTCTGGTGAGCCACGAGCAGATGCAGGTGCTCCAAATGATTGCCAAGTCCCAGCGGATCTTCTCCCACACCCAGGTGGCTACAGCCTCAGCCCAGAGACCAGGGCCGGAGGGCAAGCAGTCAGCCCTGAAGCCATTGCAGGGGCCATGGCCACCACAGGCCCTGCCACCAGTACCCGCTGTGGACTCCTTCCAGATAGGCCCTGGACACTCAGAGCCAGAGGGATCCCCAGTCCGCAGGAGGAAAACTATGCCTGCAGTGTCCAGAGAAGCATCTCCTGGTGGCCCGAGGCGAGACACAAAAGGAGGACCCAAAGTGGCCTCTGCACCACCATCCctcacagggccagctctgcacCCGTCACGGAATCCAGATAGCTCTTCTCTGGCCAAAGGGACCTTGGACCTGGGGGACATCCTCCCCAGTGCAGGCTCGCGGCAGTCCCAGTTAAGTGGAGATGAGCCAGCTGGAACCCAGCTGGTTGGGAAACAGGGCCAAGGTGAGAATGCCCTGGCTTCAGGGGCCATGAGAGGTGAGAAGGGCCCAGCCTGCCCACGAGGCGGAGGCTACAGACTCTTCTCAGGCCACCCCAGGGCCCAGAGATTCTCTGGTTTCCGGAAGGAAAAAGTAAAGATGGATGTGTGCTGTGCAGCTTCTCCCAGCCAGGTGGCCATGGCCTCCTTCTCCTCGGCTGGGCCTCTGGCAGATCCCCCCCGGGACATGAAGTCTAAGCTGACAATCTTCAACAGAATCCAGGTATTTGTACCCCTCTACCACCCTATGCTGTGGCAGGGATGTGTGTATGTCCTTGGATGTATAGCATTGGTTAACTGCAGGCACTTCCCCCATTGCAGTGAGTCCTCAGATGTGATTTTACCAGGAAAAGTGCTGACCACTGTTGTTCACTAAGCTCTCTTCCCTGCTTTCCTTTGCCTCCTAATTCCTCCTAGATTTGCCTCCTTCAACTCTTGAGAGGAGATCAAGGTACAGGCCTCCTCCCTTAACTGTTAACTGCATGTGATGGCTGTGcattccacatgcatgcacagaacctgggtcctttgtgtATTATGCAGTGGCACTTAGCCACTCCTCTTGTGAGAGCAGCAGCATTCCCACCATCTCACAGCTACTATTTTGTAAACATTTACACATTTGTTGGCCAAATGTTGTATCATGAACCCTTTGAAATTTTGTGCTTTAGCAGATTTTGGTATAGTTGCAggttctggcacaactattactATTGGCCAGAACATTTCATCACTACCAGAAGATACCCTGCATCCCTTAGGTATCACCCCAGTTTTTTGGTCCCTATACCATTATCCTTCCAGCCCTAGGCACCCACAGACCTGTCTCTGTGGCTTAACTGCTATGGAAATTTTATGTCAGAGTCACACATTGTGTGGTGGTTTGTGTCTAGCATTGTCCGCTTATATTACATGATCAAGGTCCATCCATGTGGCAGCATCTGTCAGTACTTCATAATgtttttttagaaattaaaaacaatttttacatttacttatttagagaaagggtgtcactatgtagcattagctggcctgggacttgctatgtagaccaggctggccttgaattcacagagatcagtctacctctgcctcccaagtgctgggattaaagacctgtgccgcCACacttggcagtgtgtgtgtgtgtgtgtgtgtgtctgtgtgtgtgtgtctgtctgtctgtctgtctgtgtgtgtctgtgtgatcaTGAGCATGCCACAGAgctcatgtggaagtcagaggacagcttgtaggagctggttttctctttctaccatgtggattgcaaagatcaaactcagatcatcagacttggcagcaagtgcctctaccccctgagccatcttactaCCCTACTCCATTCCTTTTCTGGCTGAGCAATAGTCCAGTGGGTAGACGGCCAGATTTTATTTGGTCAGTCATCAGTGGACTGTTTCACTCTTTGACTCTTGTGAGTGAGCTGCTGGTAAGGCTGTGTGCAGcttttgtgtgggtgcatgtTCTCATTTCTCTTGGCTAGACCCTAGGACTGGAATCACCAGATCCTAGAATCTCTGCTCGATGTTTAAAGAGTAGCCAGACTGCTTTCTAGAGAGCAGCACTGTTTTGCAGCACCTCTGCCATGCATAAGTGCCCTGGTTTCTCCATGCTCTTTGCTGTCATAGTCACTATGGATGTACAGTGGTGTCTGCTTGTCTTGCCACTGTCATGCCCTGGCGCTGCTGAAGTTAGCATCCTTCCATGTGCTTATAGGCCACTTGGGAACTGTTATCCTACTAACTTGcaaagatatatatacatatgtatatatgtacatatatgtgcatcatACATGTAACTTGCAAGTGCTTTCTCCCTTTGTATGGGGTGTCTTTATATCTTATGTGTGAATACTTGTGGGGTTGAAACTTTGGGTTTCAATGAATCCAGTGTGTGTCTGTTGGGTTTTCTGCTTTGATTTGGTGTCAAGCCTGAGACACCATTGCCCAATCACCATCATGCAGGTTTCCCCAATGCCATATTTCTTATTCCCTTGTCTGGGCTCTGCTGGCTCAGATATCCTCTCATCTCCAGGGTGGAAACATCTACAGGCTCCCCCATCCAGTGAAGGAAGAGAGCTTGACAGGCGGATGGTAAGTTCAGAAGCCCATGCCCCACCAGGGCACTGCCCTGGCAAGTCTTCCAGATTCTCTGCACTGTCTTGGGTGAAGGAGCCAAATGCCTCCAGCCCTGCAGAGGGCACGTCAGCCCTTGGAAAGTTGAATATAGTCTTCCATTTTCATTGTTTAGTAAGAGTTGTCAGTGGATTGGGgttacataaacaaacaaacaaaacagcaaaaacaacaacaaaagcagcaGTCAGTGGTAGAGTCTCATGCTTCCATTCTTGCCCCCCTGCCTTTTCTACCCACAGCCATCAGCCAAATGGGGGTCCCACAGACTGGATGGAGTCAAAGAGCACTTTTGTGTGCAAGAATTGCAGCCAGATGTTTTATACCGAGAAAGGGCTGAGCAGCCACATGTGTTTCCACAGTGACCAGTGGCCATCACCTCGGGGGAAGCAGGAGCAGCAGGTGAAGGACTTCTGTGGTACAGGGCTGGACAGGCTTTGGGGAATGGATGAAAGGACAGTGTCACCCATCCAGGTTAAAGGCAGCATCCTGGCAGGGATGGTGGGGGTGACGTGAGTGCCAGGACCATCTGTGCAGGCCCTTGCACTGTCCTCCCGGCCTTTCTATATCATCGGGAGCAGTTTCTTCTCCGTGGCTGCTCCTTCTTTTAAAGCCGCCAACTCTCCATGCTCAGGTATTTGGCACAGTTTTGCACTGAGGCCTGATGGGGATGGGGTCCCCCGGAAGCCATAATGTCCTTGGTCAGCATAGCCACAGTTGGAGAACATGGCCTAGGTGGGTGCTTCTCCAGGTGTTGTTTCTCACCTGCTGTGGAAGACCTGGgaaaactgtagtgggtagccattccagcttggttctggaagttccaacccccattgagactctggcaactgtcacgcctacgaggcggggcgaggggaggcgcctggggacccaagCACTATTAaaagcccggctagctcagtcagtagaacatgggactcttaatcccagggtcgtgggttcgtgccccacgttgggcgccagatattggagaaattattttggccactccacgtagttaaaaggatatttatttaatggcgtaactcacaaattaagtaatgggtaggtcgcagggtctggggaaggtgtaatgcagtccagcggtgttctccggagctctgcacagtcaatctgcaccggtcagcgtcccggcaccgagcgagcgcccagagcgagcgctggcccatccagctctcgggtccccaggcgcctcccctcgccccgcctcgtaggcgtgacagttgccagagtctcaatgggggttggaacttccagaaccaagctggaatggctacccactacagaaaaccCCAAGCCAGAAGCACTCAGAAGTCCTTACTCCAGAAGCCTCGGTTGGCACCCACAGTTAACACTAGCTGAGCCCATGTCAAGCCTAACGATTTGAGTGCTGGCAACAGCAACGACCTTGTCAGCCCAGGCCCTGACCCCAGGTAGCAATGACCCAGAGTTTGCAGGGCTGGGATATGGGGGAAGAAGGAACTGAGGAAGGCCAAGGGGCCAGGCAGGAAGGctggcagggaggaaggagcaaTGGAAGATGTGAGAGGTCATTGTGATGAGTCTCTGAAGCTCATCTCTTTACTGTTGGACCCTGGACTGAAGTTCCTGTGTCAGTGCTAGGCTGCTGTTGGCTCATAAGAGCCACTGGCATCTGTgagaatacatttttattttgtcacaCCATAATACTATGTCTCTGGCTcccattctttatatatatatatatatatatatatatatatatatatatatatatatatatatatatatagttttgttttgttttttgagacaggatctctatatGGCCTTGGcttacctggaacttgctatgtagaccaggctagccttgaactcacagagatccacttgcctctgcctcctgtgtgctgagattaaagccatgtaCCAATGCACCCTGTATCTGGCCCTCACTCTTGGAATGCTTGTCACGTGAACCACTGCACTGCCCTATACATCGCTATGTGAGTGTATGAGGAGGCTCTGGGCCTCAGGATTTCACCATACTCAGTATGTTGGTCAGCTCTGGCTCAGGTGGGGCTGGGCTGTGAGCAGAAAGTCTGCTCAGCCTCTTTGCTAAGGCCTgggtatggccatggcaggcatAAGTATCCTGCTTCcctctgccaccatgaccagccccATTTTCCTATCCCTGAACAAGCTGAAGACTGAGTTTGTACAGCAGGTGGCCTCAGGTGACACCTGTGGTTCTGTCCTCTCCTCTTCAGGGACAAGAGAaagatggggaagagagagacagcaaGGAGAGCAACCAGAACAGAAAGCGGAAGAAGCGGCCCCAGCCCAAGGCCCTGTTTGCCCCTCCTGTACCCTCTGCCCTTGGGGAGCCAGGCCCAGGAGGGTGCCACCAGAGCTGCCTACGCTCTCCTGTGTTCCTAGTGGACCACCTCCTGAAGGGCTTGTTTCAATGCTCTCCTTACACACCACCACCCATGCTCAGCCCCATCCGGGAGGGCTCTGGCCTGTACTTCAACACCCTCTGCTCCACGTCCCGGGCTGGGCCCCATCTCATCAGCCCTGTGTTTGGTGAGTGAGGCCAGAGCATGACTCTGATCCAGGCTAGGTTGCATCTCCTATGGCCCATAATCACATCATCTTGTGGTGTCTGGTCCAGCCATTCTTTCCCACCTTGTATGTGCCTGCTCTAAGGGACTCAGTGCTATTCAGAAACATACCAAGACCATTCTTGGATAAGAaccttctagatttttttttcaaacagtcaGAAAGAACACATAGATGCTATTTAGCTCAATCATTTCTATGTTTGTTTTCATAACCACTGTATGGAGACAGAGGCACATACTGTGCATGCCTGCCATGCAGAACAGCCATTTCAAGCTTGTGATTTGAGGCTGTGCTCAGGGTCTGAGCCTCCCTGCATGCTCTCTTTAGCGGGCTTTACCACCCCAGAAACCTGTACTCCCGGCAGCTCTACCACCCGCCCAGCTGTCATCCCTGCAGCCCTATGCACCTTCTAGCCTCAGGAAGCCCCTCATCTACTTCCTGTCCCTGTAGACTTGCCTATGCTAGGTATTTCATATAAATGACATCATACACTTGCAGCCTTTGATGTTTTACCCATTTTACTCAGTTTGATGTTTTTAGGGGTTACCAGGTGGTAGCATATTTAgagctttctttttcttggtgAGTAATAGTCTACTGGATGGCTAGaccacacttttttcttttatcgTCAGTTGATGGGTATGGGTATTATTTTCcttctggctattataaaaaaTGCTGTAAGAACATTTGTGAACAATTTCCTGTAGGGAGTCTATGTGCTAATTCCTTTTGTGTGAAATATCTAGAGTGAAGTGCTGGGTCACATGGAAATTCCATTTAACCTTCTAAACTGCCAAACTATGTGTCAGAGTATTTGTCCCATTTTGGATTCCCACCAACAATCCAGGGGAGTCCTGATACCACTGCTCCTTGCCTGCACGTATAGACTGTGCTTCTTTCAAACCGTCCTGTCAGGTGAAAGGTGCTTCTTGCTGTGTTTGGATTCGTGTTGTCCTGACAGCTACTGGTGCCAAGCCTCTTGCTGGGAGCCCCTTGGCAGTTTGTGTTCGGGTGTTTTATGTGACAAGGTGGCTAGCATGGGGTCATAAAGGGACATTCTccttttctctgtagcccaggcaggccttgagttTACATGCGCCTGCCTCAGTCTCACAATGCCCCCCCTCAGGAGTttaattttgattcttttttaaaaaatcttttcaaattgattttttatttttatgtgcattgatgttttgcctgtatgtatgtctgtgtgagagtgtcagatcccctggaactgaagttacaaacaggtgtgagctgccatgtgggtgctggaagagcagccagtgctcttagcctctgagccatctctccagcccctaattttgCCTCTTAAATTTACAtctttagtcagtttccaattagCTTTTGGATATTGTATGAGGTAAGTATCAAAGTTCATTATTTTGCATGGATTCTGCTTGCTTGTCGTTTGCTGAAAAGATCATTCCCACTGAATTGTTTTAGGCACCGTTATTAAAATCAGGTGACCAAGGCTggggatggctcagctgataaagcacttgctacaCAAGCACAAAGACTGGGCTCAGTCCCCAGAGCCTATGTAAGAAATGCTGAGTGTAGTGGCATgcattgtaatcccagcattaggagaCAGGGGCATCCCCGTGGTTCGCCTGGCAGCCAGTGCAGCCTACctagtgagctctaggccactgaaagattttgtctcaaaaatcaaggtgggaGATAACTGAGGAACAACCCCTGGCcttcacacgcacgcacgcacgcacgcacgcacgcacgcacgcacttgcATACTTATCTGCATACATTTGTACTTACAGACACGCACCCCATTAACCAACAGTGGATGGGTTTGCTCCTTAGTTCTTTTCTGTTGGTCTGCATGCTTATTCTTAGGCTAGTACCACAGTGTTTTGACCACTGTATTTTGTAGTAAACTCTTAAATAGGTGTATTTGAGTTCTCCCATGTTGTTCTGTCTTCCAGTGTTGTTTTAGCTCCAACAGGCCCGTTGCATTGCTGTAGAATTTTAGGATGAATGGTGATTTTGATAGTTATTCTGTTTAATATGTAGATAAGTTAGGAAGTATTACCATCCTAAATAATTTAGTCCTTTCTATCCATGATGAACCATTTTCCCGTTTATTTAGGTCTTGTTGCACTTTGTCTCATTTTTTGTGAGCGTGTGTCTCACGTatctttgttgctttttttttttaaagatttatttattatgtatacagtgttctatctgcacattatccctgaaagccagaagagggcaccagatctcattacagatgattgtgagccaccatgtggttgctgggaattgaactcaggacctttggaagaacaagcagtgctcttaacctctgagccacctctccagcccctgcttgttgcttttttgagataggatctctatacagcccagcctggcctgggactcaccatCCTCCTACCTGTGTCTCCAAAGTGGTGGAGtggcaggcacatgccaccatgtgtTGTGCAGCAGACATCTTTCCGTAGCAGAATCCATTCAGCTTTGTGCTCATGTAGTAATGGTGAAGAGCAGAGACGCTGTACTCTCCATCTGATGGGCTTTTCCTGCTCCAGCTGTTTCCTAAGCAGATGTGTCAGTAGACCCCATTCTCCACTGTTGTCCTCACTACTTTACACACAATATTATAGATCTGGTCACATGAAGAAGCCAAGGGAATAGAAGAAAGCAAGCACTGCCTGCAGCGTTTGCTTTACCCTTCATTGCCACCCCATGTCTTTTCTGTAATTCCTGTGAGCCCGTTACCATCAGGGGCTATTCTtctcttgtatgtgtgtatgcactctAATGTGTATACAGGTGCACGTATGTATGGAGGGTAGACAACAACCCTGACTGTCATGGCTCGCTCTTTTGAGAAAGGACCTTTCACTGGCCGAGAGCTCATCCAGCAGAGTAGGCTGGGTGGCCAGTGGGCCCAGGGACTCTATTTGCCTCTCCACCATTGGGGTTGCAAATATGCACCATGACACacagggctttttgttttgtttcgttttctgttgtttttctaaaggtgttctgggaattgagctGAGGTCTTCTCACTGACTGGACCGCCTCCACAGAAGCACAGTTGTGCTCTTTTGTACTGTTATTGTaacatatatttctaaatgttaTAGGCCCATAATATACATTGCCTTATGTGGCTGATCtttaaattaattagaaaaagaagataaactgCAACAATTACACTGCCTTTTATTACCTGAGTAACATCTCTGCCAGCACTTCACTTTTAAGAGTGTGGAGCCACACCACTGCCTCAGCACTCTTTACAGTCTCTTTTTAAAGGTATCATAGCTTTAAGGCACACAATTCTCATATTCTAGAATTtatccttgtttgttttgagaaaaaaagtctcactgtgtagtcttggccagcatggagctcactgtgtagagcaggctggccttacctttgaagagacctgcctgcccctgcctcctgagagctgggattaaaagtatgcactaccatgcctagcttcattttttaaatcatgtggatgtgtctgtgtgtgtgtttcagggtaTTAGATGCACATGTGAGGGGAGGTGCCTGTATAGTTTAGATAGGAGGTTTGGACCCCCTGGGGCTAAAGTTACAGGTGGGTATGAGCTactttatgtgagtgctgggaactgaacgcaggccctctgcaagagcaatctctgctcttaactactgagccatcgcTACAGCCCCACAACTTATCATTTTAAACTGcataatggctcagtggttcttAGTAATGATAACAGGACCATCATGGTATACTTGTTTTTTAGGCATTTTTCTCACCTAAGAAAGAAACTCCATTCTCTGTCATCACCCCTTTCCCATCCTCTTGTCCAGGTTTGAGCTGAGCTCAtccactttctttctctgtgggGTTGGCTGCTTGAAAGGTTTCAAACACATGGAGTCACAGTATGTGGTTCCTTATGCTTGGCTTCCCTCACTCCGTCATGTTCAGATTCCATCTGGGCTGTGGGATGTCTCAGTCTTTCTCCCAAGGGTGAAGACTATCCCCCCTGTAATATTTCTCAGAAGCCAAGATTGGTAGCAACAGATTTTTCTCAATTTTCCTTAAATCTgggaatctttttcttttttctttttctttctttctttttcttttcttttcttttcttttttgagacagggtttctctgtgttgttttggtacctgtcctggatttcactctgtaggcctcaaactcacagagatccacctggctctgcctcccaagtgctagtattaaaggcgtgcaccatcaccgcccagctcattttactttttaaggttAATTTTCTGGCATAAGACTTGTTTGACATTTATTTTCAGCATATGTGCCCCTACCTTCTGACCACCAATTTCACGAGAAGTCAACTGTAAGTTTTACTGAAGTTCCCTTGCGTACGAAGGgtgaggtggttttgtttttctcattttgcttttgaaatcTGAACCTTTGCCTCTGTGTTTGTCCTATTTAGAATCACTGTGCTTCTTGGATGTGCATATTGTTTCTCACCAAATCTCGGGGACCTTctaccattttctcttttttttttttttttggtttttcgagatagggtttctctgtgtagctttgtgcctttcctggaactcacttggtagtccaggctggcctcgaactcacagagatccgcctgcctctgcctcccaagtgctgggattaaaggcgtgtgccaccaccgcccggcccattttctctttgaatatgttttctttccCTGCTCTTCCCTGCCTGGTGCATCCATTGCATGTGGTTGCAGTGTTCAGTGGTGTCCACCCTTCTCCATTCCTTTCCCTCTTCAGGTTCTTTATTCATTCACCTCCAGGTTTGTTGACCACTTCTCTCTACCAACTCAGTCAAACCTGTTGAGTTTAACTTTGGTCATTGTACTTTTTAACTCCAGAATTTCCACCTCTTAAAGTTATTCCCTGATGGGAATCCATCATTTCAGTTTCCTTGCTTTTTAAAActgtacagtttttaaaattcattttctcaaGTTACATCTATTTGTGTGgagcacacgtggaggtcagagaacaacctgtaggagtcagttctcctcttcCACCACGTAGGTCTaggcatcaaactcaggccatcaggcgtggcagcaaacaccttcacccactgagccatctaacaGGCCCttctgcaatttctttttttttttttcagtacttgagtaaaaccgaaatttattataagccacagtcgtcctagggacctccatgccatatatatagcctccatgatctgattgttctttattttatatctagactccacttatgagtgagtacataccatgactgtctttctgggtttgggttacctcactcaggatgattttttctagttccatccatttgcctgcaaatttcatactttcctgtaactcactatgtagaccaggctggccttgaactcaccaccatgccacattttgttttaaattactgagtttctttctctgcttttttcaGAAATCTTTCCCCTCCTCGGAGCCATACAGCTTTGTTTCCTTCTATGTCCACAAAGGCAGGTAGACGATCCTGAGGGTCCTATCAGGTCAGTCTTGTTGAGGCTCTTCCCTGTGTGTTTTCTAGACCAAGTGGACGGCTCCTTTGGCATCTGTGTGGTGAAGGATGACACCAAAATCAGCATCGAACCGTGAGTTGGGACACTTTGTGCCCAAGTCCTAGTGAGGGGGCTTTCATCAGCTTGGGCTCCAAAGTCTCCTTTTCCAGGCTTGTCTTCCCAGGGAGGGTAGGCCAGATGCAGATACTCTCTGGAGAAGCTGTGGTCTTCTCCAGGAGCAGGTCAAAAGTCCCCATTGTGTTACTTCTGTCTGAACTCACACAGATgagcttggggtgggggtagaaTGTCTTGGGTGGACCTGGGCTTCTAGACAGAAGTGGTGACAGCATAGTGTAGGAGGATCGAGCATTTATGGGATGTGGCTGGACACAGGTGGCCAGTGTCAGCAAGTAGCTCCTTGTCCTGGACCCCAGGAGAGGCACCCAAGGCCAGAAATcagaaatcagaaatgaagaaGATAGGAAGAGTGTTCTGAAATGCCTATGTCAGTTGGGTGATAAAGGTAGTGAGCAGCCACCATGTCTGAGAGATGGCAGTAAGCTGCCATGGAGCAGACTGTGACTGTGAGCAGGGAACATGGTACATCTCTGCTGTTTCCTGGCTTAGTCACCTTTGAACCCCCATATGTGTATGTGGCCTCATTTCAGACACATCAACGTAGGAAGCAGATTTCAGGCGGAGATCCCAGAACTGCAGGAGAGGCCGCTGGCCAGAGTGGATGAGAATGTAGCATCTCTGGTCTGGAAGCCATGGGGAGATGTGATGACCAAcccagag
The nucleotide sequence above comes from Peromyscus maniculatus bairdii isolate BWxNUB_F1_BW_parent chromosome 1, HU_Pman_BW_mat_3.1, whole genome shotgun sequence. Encoded proteins:
- the Znf541 gene encoding zinc finger protein 541 isoform X4: MLTHQKTKPFVCIEQGCSKSYCDYRSLRRHYEVQHGVCILKEAPPEEEGYGDPTHNHDVANQPPPSGLRSLGPPEARSPGSVLPNRDLLRCIVSSIVHQKIPSPGPAVGPSDTEARSSACACPTSLGSSSCIPASTPVAPGTLGSEVPEETHPPRKEPATEVFTAVQSRVAENGAPDPPESELESESPRLQRPSSLEGWPEGSSLPACLPLFRGHSVPSGSQPSNHNFQWLRNLPGCPKNKGSNVFMVHKPPAVPSREGSEGGPGPSSIPTTVEPSPSLGTSQEDLLPFPPALLKAPGETSSDVRQTAGEDDGWAPKKSKPDCESFPWQSPPELGLQDTQNPGGLPSDATPLFRQLFMKSQESLVSHEQMQVLQMIAKSQRIFSHTQVATASAQRPGPEGKQSALKPLQGPWPPQALPPVPAVDSFQIGPGHSEPEGSPVRRRKTMPAVSREASPGGPRRDTKGGPKVASAPPSLTGPALHPSRNPDSSSLAKGTLDLGDILPSAGSRQSQLSGDEPAGTQLVGKQGQGENALASGAMRGEKGPACPRGGGYRLFSGHPRAQRFSGFRKEKVKMDVCCAASPSQVAMASFSSAGPLADPPRDMKSKLTIFNRIQGGNIYRLPHPVKEESLTGGCHQPNGGPTDWMESKSTFVCKNCSQMFYTEKGLSSHMCFHSDQWPSPRGKQEQQGQEKDGEERDSKESNQNRKRKKRPQPKALFAPPVPSALGEPGPGGCHQSCLRSPVFLVDHLLKGLFQCSPYTPPPMLSPIREGSGLYFNTLCSTSRAGPHLISPVFDQVDGSFGICVVKDDTKISIEPHINVGSRFQAEIPELQERPLARVDENVASLVWKPWGDVMTNPETQDRVIELCNVACSSVMPGGGTNLELALHCLHEAQGSVQVALETLLLRGPQKPRTHPLADYRYTGSDIWTPMEKRLFKKAFCAHKKDFYLIHKTIQTKSVAQCVEYYYIWKKMVKFDCGRAPGLEKRGRRELDEVERTEDKVTCSPRERPTHRPTPELKIKTKSYRRESILHSSPSAAPKRTPEPPGSVESQGVFPCRECERVFDKIKSRNAHMKRHRLQEHVEPVRVKWPVKPYPLKEEEEEEEEELGADMGPLQW